From the genome of Photobacterium sp. TLY01:
TCAATTGGCATTCATGCTGCTGCTGACCGGGTTAATGGCTAAAATGGGTGTCACTGTCGCAGGGGTGATGTGGGGTCTGGAAAACCAGGTGATTAACTCACCTCTGGTGTTTGCTCTGTCGTACCTCTTCTTCTCTATTGTGGCCACTTATGGCTACTTCAAGCTGCGTGAATTTCAAATGACCCGGCTTGAAACGGCCAAATTCGCCAACGCGTAATGCTGAAAGGGCCATAGACAAGTGGCCCTTTGTCGTTTTCTGCACAGCTAGATTAAACACAGCCACATTAAATGTGATGCCGTAGTCCCATCTGTACCGCACCTTGAACTTGCAAATCTGCAGTCAGTAATGCCAGATTCGCTTTATACCCGGCTCGGACCCTGCCATAAGACGCATCCAGTCCCAGAGCCTTGGCCGGATACAGGCTTGCCATCCGGAGCGCTTCTTCTTTACTGACACCCACATGTTCAATCAGGTTATGGACACCCTGAATCATGGTGATGGCGGCGCCGGCAATCGTACCATCTGCATAATGGCATTTACCGTCAGTGACATAGGCCTTGGTGCCTGCCATATCGTATTCTTTGAGATCAGTACCGGCAGGCGTAACAGCGTCCGTAACCATAAACAGTTTCTCCCCCAGAAGCTGATGGGCGATTCTGATGGAGGCGTAATTCACATGTATTCCGTCAACGATAATGCCAGCGTAGGGTTTATGGTCAAAAATATAGCCGACAGCACCTGGTTCACGAGAATCGAGCGGGCTCATCGCATTAAACAAATGTGTGGCCATACGGATGCCTTGTTTGGCTGTATAGTCGCGATAGCGGCCATTGGTGTGACCCATAGAGACGATGATGTTCGCGTCTGTCAGCTTGTTCATCACTGACTGATCACAAAACTCAGGTGCCAGGGTGATGACTTTGATGCAAGCGGCGTGGCTGATGAGATAGTCAGCCGTTTCGTCATCAAGACCCCGGATGCAATTTTCCTGATGGGCCCCTTTCTTCTGAGGGTTGATGAAAGGGCCCTCTAAATGCAGTCCCAGCACTCCTTCCGATTCCGGGCTATCAATGCTTTCAATTAACTCAATAACTTTGTTGAGTGGTTCGGCTTCGCTGGTGATAAAAGTGGGCAGGTATTGGGTGGTACCATGGCGAAGGTTGGTGGCGTTCATGGTATCGAGCGTGGATTTGGCAATGTCTGTGTTGAGCAACACGCCACCACAACCGTTCAACTGAATGTCGATAAAACCCGCGGTAGCCAGTAACCCAGTCCCGTCCAGACATTCAGTCGGGAGCAATTGCCCGGACTGAGCCTGCGACATAGGCATGACAGCAGCGATCGTATCTCTGTCGATGAAAATGGCTTGATCTTCAACAATCGTGCTGCCATCAAACACGCTGATATGGGTTATGGCGTACATGGGCCGGACTCCGGTAATGCTGAGGAGGAGAATAACCTATGGCTATCTTATTTTTTTTATGAAAATAAGATAGCCTGCATTGAATCCGGGATCAATTTATCAGTGACATTAATGTTAACTTTGTAACTGAATTATTTGATGAGGTTTAATATTTGCCTGAAGCTTTCGCCTTCAGCAACGCCTTGTAATTCAAAAAGTACCATTTCTGTGCACGAGACAGAGGCGCCCGCCTGTTGCATGCGATTCAGGGCGACTGTTTTGTTCGCGGCATTGCGGGAAGAGACAGCATCAGAAATGACTTCGACATGGTAGCCTTTCCGCAGTAAATCCATAGCGGTTTGATAGACACAGATGTGCGCTTCTATGCCAACCAGCAGCACGTTCTTGCAACCTGTGGAAACTAAAGCATCCATAAATGCGATTGACTGGCAGCCGCTGAAACAATTTTTGGCGATGGGGGCCTGATTGGTCAGGTGATCCGCAATCTGAGGAATCGTGGGCCCAAGCTTATCAGGTAGCTGCTCTAACCAGATGATAGGTAATTCAAGAGCTTTTGCTCCTTGCGTCATGACTGACAGGTTCTGATAGAGAGTCTCGCTGTCTGACATCAGGCTGGCGAGTTTTCCCTGAACATCAACGATCACCAGCGCGGTTTTATTGCGATCCAGCATAGGAATATCCTTATCTTAAATTCACCGGTATGTGCTTTTATATGAAAAGTTTAGCGGTGATTGCCCTGTGTTTGTAGGACAGAACATGGTTTTATCTGACCATAAAGTCAAGCCAGTTTGGCATTTTACGTGCCTCATCAGCTAAAATTGTTGGGTAAAACGGGCTGAAGCGAAAAGCCTTGTAACTTGTTTCATCTTTACATTATGGGTAAATGACGGAACAATGACCCGATATTGAAACGTACCTGAAAAACCA
Proteins encoded in this window:
- a CDS encoding hydrolase — its product is MLDRNKTALVIVDVQGKLASLMSDSETLYQNLSVMTQGAKALELPIIWLEQLPDKLGPTIPQIADHLTNQAPIAKNCFSGCQSIAFMDALVSTGCKNVLLVGIEAHICVYQTAMDLLRKGYHVEVISDAVSSRNAANKTVALNRMQQAGASVSCTEMVLFELQGVAEGESFRQILNLIK
- the nagA gene encoding N-acetylglucosamine-6-phosphate deacetylase yields the protein MYAITHISVFDGSTIVEDQAIFIDRDTIAAVMPMSQAQSGQLLPTECLDGTGLLATAGFIDIQLNGCGGVLLNTDIAKSTLDTMNATNLRHGTTQYLPTFITSEAEPLNKVIELIESIDSPESEGVLGLHLEGPFINPQKKGAHQENCIRGLDDETADYLISHAACIKVITLAPEFCDQSVMNKLTDANIIVSMGHTNGRYRDYTAKQGIRMATHLFNAMSPLDSREPGAVGYIFDHKPYAGIIVDGIHVNYASIRIAHQLLGEKLFMVTDAVTPAGTDLKEYDMAGTKAYVTDGKCHYADGTIAGAAITMIQGVHNLIEHVGVSKEEALRMASLYPAKALGLDASYGRVRAGYKANLALLTADLQVQGAVQMGLRHHI